A stretch of Arachis hypogaea cultivar Tifrunner chromosome 15, arahy.Tifrunner.gnm2.J5K5, whole genome shotgun sequence DNA encodes these proteins:
- the LOC112749277 gene encoding ultraviolet-B receptor UVR8 isoform X3 codes for MRARVLWDCLVHNWASDNTLTSQHRCALSPATWLEWVLDTTIPSPSLPWAISGPGAETMRPNLVVALLLPGVVSAAVGDDGSLWVWGKSKRGQLGLGKHVTEAVTPAKVEALSGENIAKVSFGWGHALAQTVDGKLFGWGYLADGRIGKMGNDLVEASPLDSSATPFGDSPDLEVAENRVLEGMEKESDMPIVWEPRLVEELEGIEVVDIACGLDHSLVLCRDGALLSCGSNAYGQLGRTKTDLGIFPVDINLSPVSIAAGLGHSLAICQLPEPDNSIGTTNIASWGWNQSSQLGRPGPGNIPSLIDGLAGENPTAISAGRAHSIALTSKGELWVWGSGRSGRLGSGSSADEPEPFYIDSLEGFQILQAVSGFDHNLVLVAS; via the exons ATGCGAGCCAGGGTGCTCTGGGATTGCCTAGTGCACAATTGGGCGTCGGACAACACGCTTACGAGCCAACACCGGTGCGCTCTCTCCCCGGCGACGTGGTTAGAGTGGGTGCTGGACACTACCATTCCCTCGCCATCACTTCCCTGGGCCATCTCTGGGCCTGGGGCAGAAACAATGAGGCCCAACTTGGTCGTGGCTCTTCTTCTTCCAG GTGTTGTCTCTGCTGCTGTTGGAGATGATGGTTCTTTGTGGGTGTGGGGGAAGTCCAAGCGTGGCCAACTTGGTCTTGGTAAACACGTTACTGAAGCTGTTACACCTGCCAAAGTTGAAGCACTTTCGGGAGAGAACATAGCAAAG GTGTCTTTTGGTTGGGGGCATGCTCTTGCTCAGACTGTGGATGGGAAGCTGTTTGGTTGGGGATACTTAGCTGATGGTAGGATAGGAAAAATGGGTAATGACTTGGTGGAGGCATCTCCATTGGATTCCAGTGCAACCCCCTTTGGAGATAGTCCAGACCTTGAAGTTGCTGAGAATAGGGTTTTAGAAGGAATGGAGAAGGAGAGTGATATGCCAATAGTATGGGAACCTCGCTTGGTGGAAGAGCTTGAAGGTATTGAAGTTGTGGACATTGCGTGCGGCCTTGACCACTCACTGGTTCTTTGCC GTGATGGTGCACTCTTAAGTTGTGGGAGCAATGCATATGGTCAATTGGGGAGAACTAAAACAGATTTGGGAATTTTCCCAGTTGACATAAACTTGAGCCCTGTATCTATAGCAGCAGGGCTTGGCCATTCTTTGGCAATATGTCAGCTTCCTGAACCAGATAATAGTATAGGGACTACAAATATTGCTTCATGGGGATGGAACCAGAGTTCTCAGCTTGGAAGGCCTGGGCCTGGCAACATTCCTTCATTGATTGATGGATTGGCCGGGGAGAATCCTACCGCCATTTCCGCGGGGCGTGCACATTCCATTGCCCTCACGTCAAAGGGAGAATTGTGGGTGTGGGGATCTGGTAGAAGTGGCAGACTTGGATCAGGGAGTTCTGCAGATGAACCTGAGCCATTTTACATTGATTCATTAGAAGGATTCCAAATCTTACAGGCTGTTTCGGGATTTGATCATAATCTGGTTCTAGTTGCTAGCTGA
- the LOC112749277 gene encoding ultraviolet-B receptor UVR8 isoform X2, with protein MMMWRSKHCFWGKLKAESSVVRWMSSGGATVMSFGDASQGALGLPSAQLGVGQHAYEPTPVRSLPGDVVRVGAGHYHSLAITSLGHLWAWGRNNEAQLGRGSSSSRESWNEPMRVMGLDHVNVSAAFASGVVSAAVGDDGSLWVWGKSKRGQLGLGKHVTEAVTPAKVEALSGENIAKVSFGWGHALAQTVDGKLFGWGYLADGRIGKMGNDLVEASPLDSSATPFGDSPDLEVAENRVLEGMEKESDMPIVWEPRLVEELEGIEVVDIACGLDHSLVLCRDGALLSCGSNAYGQLGRTKTDLGIFPVDINLSPVSIAAGLGHSLAICQLPEPDNSIGTTNIASWGWNQSSQLGRPGPGNIPSLIDGLAGENPTAISAGRAHSIALTSKGELWVWGSGRSGRLGSGSSADEPEPFYIDSLEGFQILQAVSGFDHNLVLVAS; from the exons ATGATGATGTGGAGATCAAAACACTGCTTTTGGGGGAAACTGAAGGCGGAGAGTTCGGTGGTGAGATGGATGAGCAGCGGCGGCGCCACCGTGATGAGCTTCGGAGATGCGAGCCAGGGTGCTCTGGGATTGCCTAGTGCACAATTGGGCGTCGGACAACACGCTTACGAGCCAACACCGGTGCGCTCTCTCCCCGGCGACGTGGTTAGAGTGGGTGCTGGACACTACCATTCCCTCGCCATCACTTCCCTGGGCCATCTCTGGGCCTGGGGCAGAAACAATGAGGCCCAACTTGGTCGTGGCTCTTCTTCTTCCAG GGAATCATGGAATGAGCCAATGAGAGTAATGGGATTGGATCATGTGAACGTGTCTGCTGCTTTTGCATCAGGTGTTGTCTCTGCTGCTGTTGGAGATGATGGTTCTTTGTGGGTGTGGGGGAAGTCCAAGCGTGGCCAACTTGGTCTTGGTAAACACGTTACTGAAGCTGTTACACCTGCCAAAGTTGAAGCACTTTCGGGAGAGAACATAGCAAAG GTGTCTTTTGGTTGGGGGCATGCTCTTGCTCAGACTGTGGATGGGAAGCTGTTTGGTTGGGGATACTTAGCTGATGGTAGGATAGGAAAAATGGGTAATGACTTGGTGGAGGCATCTCCATTGGATTCCAGTGCAACCCCCTTTGGAGATAGTCCAGACCTTGAAGTTGCTGAGAATAGGGTTTTAGAAGGAATGGAGAAGGAGAGTGATATGCCAATAGTATGGGAACCTCGCTTGGTGGAAGAGCTTGAAGGTATTGAAGTTGTGGACATTGCGTGCGGCCTTGACCACTCACTGGTTCTTTGCC GTGATGGTGCACTCTTAAGTTGTGGGAGCAATGCATATGGTCAATTGGGGAGAACTAAAACAGATTTGGGAATTTTCCCAGTTGACATAAACTTGAGCCCTGTATCTATAGCAGCAGGGCTTGGCCATTCTTTGGCAATATGTCAGCTTCCTGAACCAGATAATAGTATAGGGACTACAAATATTGCTTCATGGGGATGGAACCAGAGTTCTCAGCTTGGAAGGCCTGGGCCTGGCAACATTCCTTCATTGATTGATGGATTGGCCGGGGAGAATCCTACCGCCATTTCCGCGGGGCGTGCACATTCCATTGCCCTCACGTCAAAGGGAGAATTGTGGGTGTGGGGATCTGGTAGAAGTGGCAGACTTGGATCAGGGAGTTCTGCAGATGAACCTGAGCCATTTTACATTGATTCATTAGAAGGATTCCAAATCTTACAGGCTGTTTCGGGATTTGATCATAATCTGGTTCTAGTTGCTAGCTGA
- the LOC112749277 gene encoding ultraviolet-B receptor UVR8 isoform X1, whose product MMMWRSKHCFWGKLKAESSVVRWMSSGGATVMSFGDASQGALGLPSAQLGVGQHAYEPTPVRSLPGDVVRVGAGHYHSLAITSLGHLWAWGRNNEAQLGRGSSSSSRESWNEPMRVMGLDHVNVSAAFASGVVSAAVGDDGSLWVWGKSKRGQLGLGKHVTEAVTPAKVEALSGENIAKVSFGWGHALAQTVDGKLFGWGYLADGRIGKMGNDLVEASPLDSSATPFGDSPDLEVAENRVLEGMEKESDMPIVWEPRLVEELEGIEVVDIACGLDHSLVLCRDGALLSCGSNAYGQLGRTKTDLGIFPVDINLSPVSIAAGLGHSLAICQLPEPDNSIGTTNIASWGWNQSSQLGRPGPGNIPSLIDGLAGENPTAISAGRAHSIALTSKGELWVWGSGRSGRLGSGSSADEPEPFYIDSLEGFQILQAVSGFDHNLVLVAS is encoded by the exons ATGATGATGTGGAGATCAAAACACTGCTTTTGGGGGAAACTGAAGGCGGAGAGTTCGGTGGTGAGATGGATGAGCAGCGGCGGCGCCACCGTGATGAGCTTCGGAGATGCGAGCCAGGGTGCTCTGGGATTGCCTAGTGCACAATTGGGCGTCGGACAACACGCTTACGAGCCAACACCGGTGCGCTCTCTCCCCGGCGACGTGGTTAGAGTGGGTGCTGGACACTACCATTCCCTCGCCATCACTTCCCTGGGCCATCTCTGGGCCTGGGGCAGAAACAATGAGGCCCAACTTGGTCGTGGCTCTTCTTCTTCCAG TAGGGAATCATGGAATGAGCCAATGAGAGTAATGGGATTGGATCATGTGAACGTGTCTGCTGCTTTTGCATCAGGTGTTGTCTCTGCTGCTGTTGGAGATGATGGTTCTTTGTGGGTGTGGGGGAAGTCCAAGCGTGGCCAACTTGGTCTTGGTAAACACGTTACTGAAGCTGTTACACCTGCCAAAGTTGAAGCACTTTCGGGAGAGAACATAGCAAAG GTGTCTTTTGGTTGGGGGCATGCTCTTGCTCAGACTGTGGATGGGAAGCTGTTTGGTTGGGGATACTTAGCTGATGGTAGGATAGGAAAAATGGGTAATGACTTGGTGGAGGCATCTCCATTGGATTCCAGTGCAACCCCCTTTGGAGATAGTCCAGACCTTGAAGTTGCTGAGAATAGGGTTTTAGAAGGAATGGAGAAGGAGAGTGATATGCCAATAGTATGGGAACCTCGCTTGGTGGAAGAGCTTGAAGGTATTGAAGTTGTGGACATTGCGTGCGGCCTTGACCACTCACTGGTTCTTTGCC GTGATGGTGCACTCTTAAGTTGTGGGAGCAATGCATATGGTCAATTGGGGAGAACTAAAACAGATTTGGGAATTTTCCCAGTTGACATAAACTTGAGCCCTGTATCTATAGCAGCAGGGCTTGGCCATTCTTTGGCAATATGTCAGCTTCCTGAACCAGATAATAGTATAGGGACTACAAATATTGCTTCATGGGGATGGAACCAGAGTTCTCAGCTTGGAAGGCCTGGGCCTGGCAACATTCCTTCATTGATTGATGGATTGGCCGGGGAGAATCCTACCGCCATTTCCGCGGGGCGTGCACATTCCATTGCCCTCACGTCAAAGGGAGAATTGTGGGTGTGGGGATCTGGTAGAAGTGGCAGACTTGGATCAGGGAGTTCTGCAGATGAACCTGAGCCATTTTACATTGATTCATTAGAAGGATTCCAAATCTTACAGGCTGTTTCGGGATTTGATCATAATCTGGTTCTAGTTGCTAGCTGA